Proteins found in one Primulina eburnea isolate SZY01 chromosome 16, ASM2296580v1, whole genome shotgun sequence genomic segment:
- the LOC140816519 gene encoding probable E3 ubiquitin-protein ligase RHB1A: protein MGGCCCCCASKSPEFNVSPAYFRYPVSEEREPLSSHHETISALSSGLLVDTNLDTAIPDTYRPPPAPLPYETYVGYPPTPSVHQQCSGNKNETALQSTKAELLGDNNSGSTLDAKLKSLESDEKMDTHIELTASKEMEDNNSDELKKSSEPFVPLLQDEEDICPTCLEEYDVENPKIVTKCDHHFHLACILEWMERSYTCPVCDQEMVFSPTMRG, encoded by the exons ATGGGAGGCTGCTGTTGCTGCTGTGCATCTAAGAGTCCTGAATTCAATGTGTCGCCTGCATATTTTCGT TACCCAGTCTCCGAAGAGCGTGAGCCATTATCATCTCACCATGAGACAATCTCTGCTCTCTCTTCTGGCCTTTTGGTTGATACAAATCTGGACACGGCTATCCCAGATACTTACCGGCCACCGCCTGCACCTCTGCCATATGAAACATATGTAGGATACCCACCAACTCCGTCAGTACATCAACAATGTTCTGGAAATAAAAATGAGACTGCTTTGCAAAGCACAAAAGCTGAACTGTTGGGTGATAACAACTCTGGTAGTACTTTGGATGCTAAGTTAAAGAGTCTGGAATCTGATGAAAAGATGGACACTCATATTGAGCTTACAGCttcaaaagaaatggaagacAACAATTCCGACGAACTTAAAAAGTCCAGTGAACCTTTTGTTCCACTTCTGCAAGATGAGGAAGATATTTGTCCCACTTGCCTCGAAG AATATGATGTGGAGAACCCAAAAATCGTCACAAAATGTGATCATCATTTTCACcttgcttgcatacttgaatgGATGGAAAGAAGTTATACATGTCCTGTTTGTGATCAG GAAATGGTTTTCAGTCCTACTATGAGAGGATAA